In the genome of Pseudomonas sp. LBUM920, one region contains:
- a CDS encoding alginate O-acetyltransferase has translation MTRSFRVLYIALFLLVLLALGAWSMRSFFGFSTNADATVLNGRWTKAVETHYDDQFPIKRIGTNLWAALDYKLFNEGRPGVVLGRDHWLYSDEEFNPIVNEDQNLQGNYALVEGVRQKLKAQGIELVMAIVPAKVRLYPEHLGEVKPASIHANLYEDFHARVAADKIIAPDLLGPLQQAKLGGTQVFLRTDTHWTPDGAEIAAKQLAKVITEKAPLSGEPQRFVTEAEKTEPHKGDLRLFLPLDPLFENLMPPKEPLQKRVTHLAENKGDDGLFSDSETPVALVGTSYSANPNWNFVGALKQALHSDVINYSEDGHGPILPMLSYLKSDDFKNSPPQVLIWEFPERYLPVNNEIGDADPQWVAQLKQAGSRQQNMALNTPAKTQKSETPDRAQN, from the coding sequence ATGACCCGTTCATTCCGCGTCCTCTATATCGCGCTGTTCCTGCTGGTGCTGCTGGCCCTGGGCGCCTGGTCGATGCGCAGCTTCTTCGGCTTCAGCACCAATGCCGACGCGACCGTGCTTAACGGCCGCTGGACCAAGGCCGTCGAGACGCACTACGACGACCAGTTCCCGATCAAGCGCATCGGCACCAACCTGTGGGCCGCGCTGGACTACAAACTGTTCAACGAAGGCCGCCCTGGCGTGGTGCTGGGCCGCGATCACTGGTTGTACAGCGACGAGGAATTCAACCCGATCGTCAACGAAGACCAGAACCTGCAAGGCAACTACGCGCTGGTCGAAGGCGTGCGCCAGAAGCTCAAGGCTCAGGGCATTGAGTTGGTCATGGCGATTGTGCCGGCCAAGGTGCGCCTGTACCCGGAACACCTGGGCGAAGTGAAACCGGCGAGCATCCACGCCAACCTGTATGAGGACTTCCACGCCCGTGTCGCCGCCGACAAGATCATCGCGCCCGACCTGCTTGGCCCGCTGCAACAGGCCAAGCTGGGCGGCACGCAAGTGTTCCTGCGCACCGACACCCACTGGACCCCGGACGGCGCCGAAATTGCCGCCAAGCAACTGGCCAAGGTGATCACCGAAAAGGCCCCGCTCAGCGGTGAGCCGCAGCGCTTTGTCACCGAAGCCGAAAAAACCGAGCCGCATAAAGGCGACCTGCGTCTGTTCCTGCCGCTGGACCCGCTGTTCGAAAACCTGATGCCGCCCAAAGAGCCGCTGCAAAAACGCGTCACCCACCTGGCTGAAAACAAGGGCGACGATGGCCTGTTCAGCGACAGCGAAACCCCGGTGGCACTGGTCGGCACCAGCTACAGCGCCAACCCTAACTGGAACTTCGTCGGCGCCCTCAAGCAAGCCTTGCACAGCGACGTCATCAACTACTCCGAAGACGGCCACGGCCCGATTCTGCCGATGCTCAGCTACCTCAAAAGCGACGACTTCAAGAACAGCCCGCCACAGGTGCTGATCTGGGAGTTCCCTGAACGTTATCTGCCCGTCAACAACGAAATCGGTGATGCCGACCCGCAGTGGGTTGCGCAGCTTAAACAAGCCGGTTCGCGCCAACAGAACATGGCACTGAACACCCCAGCTAAAACCCAAAAATCCGAGACGCCCGACCGGGCGCAAAACTGA
- a CDS encoding MBOAT family protein — MVFSSNVFLFLFLPIFLGLYYLSGQRYRNLLLLIASYVFYAWWRVDFLALFAAVTLWNYWIGLKVGAAGVRTKPAQRWLLLGVAVDLCILGYFKYANFGVDSINVMMKSVGLEPFILTHVLLPIGISFYIFESISYIIDVYRGDTPATRNLIDFAAFVAIFPHLIAGPVLRFRDLADQFNNRTHTLDKFSEGCTRFMQGFIKKVFIADTLAVVADHCFALQNPTTGDAWLGALAYTAQLYFDFSGYSDMAIGLGLMMGFRFMENFKQPYISQSITEFWRRWHISLSTWLRDYLYITLGGNRKGTLITYRNLFLTMLLGGLWHGANITYIVWGAWHGMWLAIEKAIGLNTAPRSFNVVRWAFTFLLVVMGWVIFRSENLHVAGRMYGAMFSFGEWSLSELNRASLTGLQVATLVVAYATLAFFGLRDFYTNRPAEKAKPADPSLIKAVPGDNPDSIHQPGFTVGQDAAVQPAYWTADWPRYAMRGAVLLLFVASILKLSAQSFSPFLYFQF; from the coding sequence ATGGTTTTCTCGTCCAATGTGTTCCTGTTTCTGTTCTTGCCGATCTTTCTCGGCTTGTACTACTTGAGCGGGCAACGCTATCGCAACCTGCTGCTGCTGATTGCCAGCTACGTGTTCTACGCCTGGTGGCGAGTGGACTTCCTGGCGCTGTTCGCCGCTGTAACGCTGTGGAATTACTGGATCGGCCTCAAGGTCGGTGCAGCAGGCGTGCGCACCAAGCCGGCCCAGCGCTGGCTACTGTTGGGCGTGGCGGTCGACCTGTGCATCCTCGGCTACTTCAAGTACGCCAACTTCGGCGTCGACAGCATCAACGTGATGATGAAGTCGGTGGGTCTGGAGCCGTTCATTCTCACCCACGTGTTGTTGCCGATCGGGATCTCGTTCTACATCTTCGAGTCCATCAGCTACATCATCGACGTGTACCGCGGCGACACCCCGGCCACCCGCAACCTCATCGACTTTGCGGCGTTCGTGGCGATCTTCCCGCACTTGATTGCCGGCCCCGTGTTGCGCTTTCGCGACCTGGCCGACCAGTTCAACAACCGCACGCACACCCTCGACAAGTTCTCCGAGGGCTGCACGCGGTTCATGCAGGGTTTCATCAAGAAGGTGTTCATCGCCGACACCCTGGCGGTGGTCGCCGACCATTGCTTCGCCCTGCAAAACCCCACCACGGGCGATGCCTGGCTGGGTGCGCTGGCGTACACCGCGCAGCTGTACTTCGACTTCTCCGGCTACAGCGACATGGCCATCGGCCTGGGCTTGATGATGGGTTTTCGCTTCATGGAAAACTTCAAGCAACCGTACATCAGCCAGTCGATCACCGAGTTCTGGCGGCGCTGGCACATCAGCCTGTCCACCTGGCTGCGTGACTACCTGTACATCACCCTGGGCGGCAACCGCAAAGGCACGCTGATCACCTACCGCAACCTGTTCCTGACCATGCTGCTCGGTGGTCTGTGGCACGGTGCGAACATCACCTACATCGTGTGGGGCGCCTGGCACGGCATGTGGCTGGCGATTGAAAAAGCCATCGGCCTCAACACCGCGCCGCGCAGCTTCAACGTGGTGCGCTGGGCCTTCACTTTCCTGCTGGTGGTGATGGGCTGGGTGATCTTCCGCTCCGAGAACCTGCACGTCGCCGGCCGTATGTACGGCGCAATGTTCAGCTTTGGCGAATGGTCGCTGTCGGAACTCAACCGCGCCAGCCTCACCGGCCTGCAAGTGGCAACCCTGGTGGTGGCATACGCAACGTTGGCGTTCTTCGGTCTGCGCGATTTCTACACCAACCGCCCCGCCGAGAAAGCCAAGCCGGCCGACCCTAGCCTGATCAAGGCCGTGCCGGGCGACAACCCGGACAGCATCCACCAGCCAGGTTTCACCGTCGGCCAGGACGCCGCCGTGCAGCCGGCCTACTGGACCGCTGACTGGCCACGCTACGCCATGCGCGGCGCTGTACTGCTGCTGTTCGTGGCGTCGATTCTGAAACTGTCGGCGCAGAGTTTCTCGCCGTTCCTTTACTTCCAATTCTGA
- a CDS encoding mannuronate-specific alginate lyase, with product MQKLLIPTLLGLAMFAGSVNAAAPLRPPQGYFAPVEAFKTGDFKNDCDAMPAPYTGSLQFRSKYEGSDKARSTLNVQSEKAFRDSTADITKLEKDTSKRVMQFMRDGRPQQLECTLNWLTSWAKADALMSKDFNHTGKSMRKWALGSMASAYVRLKFSDSHPLANHQQESQVIEAWFSKMADQVVSDWDNLPLEKTNNHSYWAAWSVMATSVAVNRRDLFDWAVKEYKVGANQVDDQGFLPNELKRQQRALSYHNYALPPLSMIASFALVNGVDLRQENNGALKRLGDKVLAGVKDPEIFEKKNGKEQDMKDLKEDMKFAWLEPFCTLYTCAPDVLERKHGMQPFKTFRLGGDLTKVYDPTHEKGNKGI from the coding sequence ATGCAGAAGTTATTGATTCCAACGCTGCTGGGCCTGGCGATGTTCGCCGGTTCAGTCAACGCCGCCGCGCCACTGCGTCCACCTCAGGGCTATTTCGCCCCGGTGGAAGCGTTCAAGACCGGCGACTTCAAGAATGACTGCGACGCCATGCCGGCGCCGTACACCGGCTCGCTGCAATTTCGCAGCAAGTACGAGGGTTCGGACAAAGCCCGTTCCACCCTGAATGTGCAATCCGAAAAAGCCTTTCGCGACAGCACTGCCGACATCACCAAGCTGGAAAAAGACACCAGCAAGCGCGTGATGCAGTTCATGCGCGACGGCCGTCCGCAGCAGCTCGAATGCACGCTCAACTGGCTGACCAGCTGGGCCAAGGCAGATGCGTTGATGTCCAAGGACTTCAACCACACCGGCAAGTCCATGCGCAAATGGGCGCTGGGCAGCATGGCCTCGGCCTATGTGCGCCTGAAGTTCTCCGACTCCCACCCGTTGGCCAACCACCAGCAGGAGTCGCAGGTGATCGAAGCCTGGTTCAGCAAAATGGCCGACCAGGTCGTCAGCGATTGGGACAACCTGCCGCTGGAAAAAACCAACAACCACTCCTACTGGGCCGCCTGGTCGGTGATGGCGACGTCCGTCGCCGTCAACCGTCGCGACCTGTTTGATTGGGCCGTGAAGGAATACAAGGTCGGCGCCAACCAGGTCGATGACCAAGGTTTCCTGCCTAACGAATTGAAGCGTCAACAACGGGCGTTGTCGTATCACAACTACGCATTGCCGCCGCTGTCGATGATCGCAAGCTTTGCCTTGGTCAACGGCGTGGACTTGCGCCAGGAAAACAACGGCGCGCTCAAACGCCTGGGCGACAAAGTGCTGGCCGGGGTCAAAGACCCGGAGATCTTCGAGAAGAAGAACGGCAAAGAGCAGGACATGAAGGACCTCAAGGAAGACATGAAATTTGCCTGGCTTGAACCCTTCTGCACCCTCTACACCTGCGCCCCGGATGTGCTCGAACGCAAGCATGGCATGCAGCCGTTCAAGACCTTCCGGCTCGGCGGTGACCTGACCAAGGTCTACGACCCGACGCATGAAAAGGGCAACAAAGGAATCTGA
- the algG gene encoding mannuronan 5-epimerase AlgG: protein MGACAMIPQKMLVAAMLMASATAFADTPQQGKAPTIAKELQQAKTYTISSPPTAPLEMAKPALPDLSGYTAAAMEKKIVRSKPGKVSIRRMMQEDALKDFIGGDNKMAEWVVRQHGIPQAIFVDDGYLNLKDLLGKVPKQYLSETSPGVFLAKLPIVVGRKGILEIDKKTQELRLSQQAGSFLINDGQLFVRDTKITGWNEKTNGPALFQSPKEFRPFLLAWGGTETYVANSKMASFGYANSKSYGVSISQYTPNMAKVLKRPEPTGWIVDSEFSDMWYGFYCYETTGFVLKGNTYKDNIVYGIDPHDRSHGLIIADNTVYGTKKKHGIIISREVNDSFIFNNRSYDNKLSGLVIDRNSVNNLIADNEIYRNHTDGITLYESGDNLLWGNKVISNRRHGIRIRNSVNIRLYENTSMANGLTGVYGHIKDLTDTDRDIALDPFDAKVSLIVVGGELAGNGSGPLSIDSPLSVELYRVSMLAPTKSSGISFNGVLGDRQEEILDLLVRQQKAVLIDPVERQTEMQD, encoded by the coding sequence ATGGGAGCCTGCGCAATGATTCCTCAAAAAATGCTGGTTGCCGCGATGCTGATGGCCAGTGCCACAGCCTTCGCCGACACCCCGCAGCAGGGCAAGGCGCCGACCATCGCCAAAGAACTGCAACAGGCCAAGACCTACACCATCTCCAGCCCGCCGACCGCGCCGCTGGAAATGGCCAAGCCTGCCCTGCCGGACCTGTCGGGCTACACCGCCGCGGCGATGGAAAAGAAGATCGTCAGAAGCAAACCCGGCAAGGTCAGCATCCGCCGCATGATGCAGGAGGACGCGCTGAAGGACTTTATCGGCGGCGATAACAAGATGGCCGAATGGGTGGTGCGCCAGCACGGCATTCCTCAGGCGATCTTTGTCGACGACGGCTACCTGAACCTCAAGGACCTGCTCGGCAAAGTGCCCAAGCAATACCTGAGCGAAACCTCACCGGGTGTGTTTCTGGCCAAGCTGCCGATCGTGGTCGGGCGCAAGGGCATTCTGGAAATCGACAAGAAGACCCAGGAGCTGCGCCTGTCCCAGCAAGCCGGTTCGTTCCTGATCAACGACGGCCAGTTGTTTGTGCGTGACACAAAGATCACCGGCTGGAATGAAAAGACCAATGGCCCGGCGCTGTTTCAGTCGCCCAAGGAGTTTCGCCCGTTCCTGCTGGCCTGGGGCGGCACCGAGACTTACGTCGCCAACAGCAAAATGGCGAGCTTCGGCTACGCCAACAGTAAGTCGTACGGGGTGAGTATTTCCCAGTACACGCCGAACATGGCCAAGGTGCTCAAGCGCCCTGAGCCGACCGGCTGGATCGTCGATTCCGAGTTCTCGGACATGTGGTACGGCTTCTACTGCTACGAAACCACCGGCTTTGTGCTCAAGGGCAATACCTACAAAGACAACATCGTCTACGGCATTGACCCGCACGACCGTTCCCACGGCCTGATCATTGCGGACAACACCGTCTACGGCACCAAGAAGAAGCACGGCATCATCATTTCCCGGGAAGTGAACGACAGCTTCATCTTCAACAACCGCAGCTACGACAACAAGTTGTCGGGCCTGGTGATCGACCGTAACAGCGTGAACAACCTGATTGCCGACAACGAGATCTACCGCAACCACACCGACGGCATCACGCTCTATGAGAGCGGCGACAACCTGCTGTGGGGCAACAAGGTGATCAGCAATCGTCGCCACGGCATTCGCATCCGTAACAGCGTGAACATTCGCCTGTACGAAAACACCTCGATGGCCAACGGCCTGACCGGCGTGTACGGCCACATCAAGGATTTGACCGACACCGACCGCGACATCGCGCTCGACCCGTTCGACGCCAAGGTTTCGCTGATCGTGGTCGGCGGTGAACTGGCCGGTAACGGCAGCGGGCCGCTGTCGATCGACTCGCCCTTGAGTGTCGAGCTGTACCGCGTGTCGATGCTGGCGCCGACCAAATCCAGCGGCATCAGCTTCAACGGCGTGCTGGGTGATCGGCAGGAAGAAATTCTCGACCTGTTGGTGCGCCAACAGAAAGCCGTGCTGATCGACCCTGTCGAACGCCAGACCGAAATGCAGGACTGA
- the algK gene encoding alginate biosynthesis TPR repeat lipoprotein AlgK, with protein MPDVPRRLLREQARSHIGSLCTLALAISLTGCAGLPDQRLANEALKRGDTVTAQQNYQQLADLGYSEAQVGLADIQVTTRDPEQIRQAEATYRAAADTSPRAQARLGRLLVAKPGATEAEQHEAEGLLKKAFANGEGNTLIPLAMLYLQYPHSFPNVNAQQQISKWQAAGYPEAGLAQVLLYRTQDTYDQHLDDVERICKAALNTTDICYVELATVYQKKAEPEKQAELLKQMEAGYSRGTVTAQRVDSVARVLGDATLGKTDEKTAQALLEKIAPGYPASWVSLAQLLYDFPELGDVDQMMKYLDNGRAADQPRAELLLGKLYYEGKWVPADAKAAEAHFERAVGKEVAADYYLGQIYRRGYLGKVYSQKALDHLLTAARNGQNSADFAIAQLFSQGKGTQPDPLNAYVFSQLAKAQDTPEANDLATQLEAPLTPEQRAEGQRLVQQELAARGTLAQSTLQLHALQEEDGEESL; from the coding sequence ATGCCTGATGTACCGCGTCGCCTGCTTCGCGAGCAAGCCCGCTCCCACATTGGATCTCTGTGCACACTGGCATTGGCGATCTCTTTGACTGGTTGCGCCGGCCTGCCCGACCAGCGTCTGGCCAACGAAGCCCTCAAGCGTGGCGACACGGTCACCGCCCAGCAAAATTACCAGCAGCTGGCAGACCTGGGTTACAGCGAGGCCCAAGTAGGCCTGGCCGATATCCAGGTGACCACCCGTGACCCCGAGCAAATCCGCCAGGCCGAAGCCACCTACCGCGCGGCCGCCGATACCTCGCCACGCGCCCAGGCCCGTCTGGGTCGCCTGCTGGTCGCCAAGCCCGGTGCCACCGAGGCCGAGCAGCACGAGGCTGAAGGCCTGCTGAAAAAAGCCTTTGCCAATGGCGAAGGCAATACCCTGATTCCGCTGGCGATGCTGTACCTGCAATACCCGCACAGCTTCCCCAACGTGAATGCCCAGCAACAGATCAGCAAGTGGCAGGCGGCGGGTTACCCGGAAGCAGGTTTGGCTCAGGTGCTGCTGTATCGCACCCAGGACACCTACGACCAGCATCTGGATGACGTGGAGCGCATCTGCAAGGCCGCGCTGAACACCACCGACATCTGCTACGTCGAGCTGGCCACGGTCTACCAGAAAAAAGCCGAGCCGGAAAAACAGGCCGAGCTGCTCAAGCAAATGGAAGCCGGCTACAGCCGTGGCACCGTCACCGCACAGCGTGTCGACAGCGTGGCCCGCGTGTTGGGCGATGCAACCCTGGGCAAGACCGACGAGAAAACCGCGCAAGCCCTGCTGGAAAAAATCGCCCCCGGCTACCCCGCTTCCTGGGTCAGCCTGGCGCAACTGCTCTACGACTTCCCGGAACTGGGCGACGTCGATCAAATGATGAAGTACCTGGACAATGGCCGCGCCGCCGACCAGCCGCGCGCCGAGCTGTTGCTGGGCAAGCTCTATTACGAAGGCAAGTGGGTCCCGGCAGATGCCAAGGCCGCCGAAGCACATTTCGAGAGAGCCGTGGGCAAGGAAGTGGCCGCCGATTACTACCTCGGCCAGATCTACCGCCGTGGCTACCTGGGCAAGGTCTATTCGCAAAAAGCCCTCGACCATTTGCTCACTGCTGCGCGCAACGGCCAGAACAGCGCCGACTTCGCCATCGCGCAATTGTTTTCCCAAGGCAAGGGCACCCAGCCCGACCCATTGAACGCCTACGTCTTCAGCCAGTTGGCTAAAGCCCAGGACACGCCAGAGGCCAATGACTTGGCCACGCAGCTCGAAGCCCCGCTCACGCCAGAGCAACGCGCCGAAGGCCAACGCCTGGTGCAACAGGAACTGGCCGCGCGCGGCACCCTGGCCCAGAGCACGCTGCAACTGCACGCCCTGCAAGAAGAAGACGGCGAGGAATCCCTATGA
- a CDS encoding alginate biosynthesis protein Alg44 produces the protein MNSQVNANVVHESEAQRQHARVKIPAKLRFFNTDRTQTEARVIDLSAGGLAFTATQPLTVGEVHKGRLQFVIDNLGLAMDVELQIRSYDRQTGRTGCQFQNLDAQDISTLRHLITSHLSGDIVTMGDVLATLQRDNFTKARKVKDDGSNMSAAGRLRAVVFSAGIFIVGLAAFGFIFKSVYGMYFVSHAQAGLVSVPGMNVTMPRDGTVQSLLKGDAVAAKGAPLATFSTSMLDVLKGHLDEDQLQPAKVEELFGKQMTGTLTSPCDCVVAQQLVADGQYASKGDVIFQLVPRGSLANVEARFTYRQFADVRPGTPVSFQVADEEQIRTGTIVSSTSLNSADLSSDIRVQIKPDAPLDSTYAGRPVEVTSDRGPSLNWLIDKATAHGL, from the coding sequence ATGAATAGCCAAGTAAACGCCAACGTTGTCCACGAATCCGAAGCCCAGCGCCAACATGCCCGGGTGAAAATCCCGGCCAAGCTGCGCTTCTTCAACACCGACCGCACCCAGACCGAAGCACGGGTGATCGACCTGTCCGCCGGCGGCCTGGCGTTCACCGCCACTCAGCCGTTGACCGTCGGTGAAGTGCACAAGGGCCGCCTGCAATTTGTCATCGATAACCTCGGCCTGGCGATGGACGTAGAGCTGCAGATTCGCTCCTATGACCGCCAGACCGGCCGCACCGGTTGCCAGTTCCAGAACCTGGACGCCCAGGATATTTCCACCCTGCGCCACCTGATCACCTCGCACTTGTCCGGTGACATCGTGACCATGGGCGACGTGCTGGCGACCCTGCAGCGCGACAACTTCACCAAGGCGCGCAAGGTCAAGGACGACGGCAGCAACATGAGCGCCGCGGGCCGCCTGCGCGCCGTGGTGTTCAGCGCAGGTATCTTCATCGTCGGCCTGGCAGCGTTCGGTTTCATCTTTAAATCGGTGTACGGCATGTACTTCGTCAGCCACGCTCAGGCTGGCCTCGTCAGCGTGCCGGGCATGAACGTGACCATGCCGCGTGACGGCACCGTGCAAAGCCTGCTCAAAGGTGACGCGGTCGCCGCCAAAGGCGCGCCACTGGCGACCTTCAGCACCAGCATGCTCGATGTGCTCAAGGGCCATCTGGACGAAGACCAACTGCAACCGGCCAAGGTTGAGGAGCTGTTCGGCAAGCAAATGACCGGCACCCTGACCTCGCCTTGCGATTGCGTGGTTGCCCAGCAACTGGTCGCCGACGGTCAGTACGCCAGCAAAGGCGATGTGATCTTCCAACTGGTGCCACGCGGCAGCCTGGCCAATGTGGAAGCGCGCTTCACCTACCGCCAGTTCGCCGACGTTCGCCCAGGCACACCGGTGAGCTTCCAGGTGGCCGACGAAGAACAGATCCGCACCGGCACCATCGTCAGCAGCACCAGCCTGAACAGCGCCGACCTGTCTTCCGACATCCGCGTGCAGATCAAGCCGGATGCGCCGCTGGACAGCACCTACGCCGGTCGCCCGGTAGAAGTGACCAGCGACCGCGGCCCATCGCTGAACTGGTTGATCGATAAAGCCACGGCTCACGGTCTGTAA
- a CDS encoding alginate O-acetyltransferase, which yields MHPHMIKLLSLSGLTLGLLAASQGVRADDVKAPTFTAEPCCSLCPAAHDAKNYTTRYQQNFTTLVQAQGDWLFRTQEDLRTEFDTSPAGYKRMQQLHDAFKAKGVELVVVYQPTRGLVNRNKLNPEEKAKFDFDKALGNYKTMLGRFAKMGYVVPDLSPLTNEQLPDELPAHDFYFRGDQHWTPYGAQRTAKIVGAKVRAMPEFADIPKREFETKRSGRMGKTGTLHNMAGQLCGTSYAIQYMDQFTTEPKGEAGDGDLFSDSGNPQITLVGTSHSGKNYNFAGFLEQEIGADILNVAFPGGGLEGSMIQYLGSDEFQKTPPKILIWEFSPLYRLDQETIYRQMMSLLDNGCEGKTAQMSASTTLKPGKNELLVNSSNKDLRNSSHQVDIRFADPSVKTLQATLWYMNGRHEDIKIEKPETSDTDGRFAFELRTDEDWASQNLLAVEVQGPEAGAAAQKVEAKICTRNVFPAGGQQTASAGQ from the coding sequence ATGCACCCACACATGATCAAATTGCTGAGCCTCTCGGGTCTGACCCTCGGCCTGCTGGCGGCCAGCCAAGGCGTGCGCGCCGATGACGTCAAAGCGCCGACCTTTACCGCCGAACCGTGCTGCAGCCTGTGCCCCGCGGCCCATGACGCGAAGAACTACACCACGCGTTATCAGCAGAACTTCACCACCCTGGTGCAAGCCCAGGGCGACTGGCTGTTCCGTACCCAGGAAGACCTGCGCACCGAATTTGACACCAGCCCCGCCGGCTACAAACGCATGCAACAGCTGCACGATGCGTTCAAGGCCAAGGGCGTGGAACTGGTGGTGGTTTACCAGCCGACCCGTGGCCTGGTGAACCGCAACAAGCTCAACCCCGAAGAGAAAGCCAAGTTCGATTTCGACAAGGCACTGGGTAACTACAAAACCATGCTGGGTCGTTTCGCCAAGATGGGTTACGTGGTGCCGGACTTGTCGCCGCTGACCAACGAGCAACTCCCGGATGAATTGCCGGCCCACGATTTCTATTTCCGCGGCGACCAACACTGGACGCCCTACGGTGCCCAGCGCACCGCGAAAATCGTCGGTGCCAAAGTGCGTGCGATGCCTGAGTTTGCGGACATTCCCAAGCGCGAATTCGAAACCAAGCGCTCCGGACGCATGGGCAAGACCGGCACCCTGCACAACATGGCCGGGCAACTGTGCGGCACCAGCTACGCGATCCAGTACATGGACCAGTTCACCACCGAGCCCAAGGGCGAAGCGGGCGACGGCGACTTGTTCAGCGATTCGGGCAACCCGCAGATCACCCTGGTCGGCACCAGCCACAGCGGCAAGAACTACAACTTCGCCGGCTTCCTGGAACAGGAAATCGGCGCCGACATCCTCAACGTCGCCTTCCCCGGCGGTGGCCTCGAAGGCTCGATGATCCAGTACCTGGGCAGCGACGAATTTCAGAAAACCCCGCCGAAAATTCTGATCTGGGAATTCTCGCCGCTGTACCGCCTCGACCAAGAGACCATCTACCGCCAGATGATGTCGCTGCTCGACAACGGCTGCGAAGGCAAGACCGCGCAGATGAGCGCCAGCACCACGCTCAAACCCGGCAAGAACGAATTGCTGGTCAACAGTTCGAACAAAGACCTGCGTAACAGCAGTCACCAGGTCGACATCCGCTTCGCCGACCCGTCGGTGAAAACCCTGCAAGCCACCCTCTGGTACATGAACGGGCGCCACGAGGACATCAAGATCGAGAAACCCGAAACATCCGATACAGACGGGCGTTTCGCCTTTGAACTGCGCACCGATGAAGACTGGGCCTCGCAGAACTTGCTGGCCGTGGAAGTGCAGGGTCCCGAAGCGGGCGCTGCCGCGCAGAAAGTCGAAGCGAAAATTTGCACACGCAACGTGTTCCCTGCCGGTGGTCAACAGACCGCATCGGCCGGGCAATGA
- a CDS encoding alginate export family protein, whose translation MKLNPFVKAGIGLTFALLWSCPTLAALTEAKNFGLEVKATAQSEDDRDLGTQKGGDVNGIGLDLRPWVYGESGAWSAYAMGQAVVSSDIIETDTLQQSSDDTTEQSSNDDRKAKKNYLALREFWVGYSGFTPYPGEILKFGRQRLRNDDGQWRDTNIEALNWTFDTTLLKANVGAAERFSEYRTDLKELSPKDKDRQHFYADAAYQWTPGQWIGLRGHHTHDDGKLDYAEPGVATDPLDKRENGDLTWLGIEANSDAYNWRNTNTVNYWASVTGMKGDRDTVNALNADGTRPTQAKRSDDVSGWATDLGVRLRLDPQWQVGAAYSRASANYEQNGLQSNRSNWTGTQSRVHRFGEAFRGEMNNMQSMSLFGSWQLREDYDASLVYHKFWRVDGNKPVGSNGIDAVQNNTDDVTGAILSSTSLPLEDGKKDLGQEMDLVVTKYFKKGLLPAALSQSIDEPSALVRLRAGVFKPGDAYGSQVDSYMHRAFVDVIWKF comes from the coding sequence ATGAAGCTCAACCCATTCGTCAAGGCCGGCATCGGCCTGACCTTCGCCCTGCTGTGGTCGTGCCCGACCCTGGCCGCGCTGACCGAAGCCAAGAACTTCGGCCTGGAAGTCAAAGCCACCGCGCAATCGGAAGATGACCGCGACCTCGGCACGCAGAAAGGCGGCGACGTCAACGGCATCGGCCTTGACCTGCGCCCGTGGGTCTACGGCGAAAGCGGCGCGTGGAGCGCCTACGCCATGGGCCAGGCGGTCGTGTCGAGCGACATCATCGAGACCGACACGCTGCAACAGTCCTCCGATGACACCACCGAACAATCGAGCAACGACGACCGCAAAGCCAAAAAGAACTACCTGGCCCTGCGCGAGTTCTGGGTCGGCTACAGCGGCTTTACGCCCTACCCTGGCGAGATCCTCAAGTTCGGCCGCCAGCGCCTGCGCAATGACGACGGCCAATGGCGCGATACCAACATCGAGGCGCTGAACTGGACCTTCGACACCACCTTGCTCAAGGCCAACGTCGGCGCTGCCGAACGCTTCAGCGAATACCGCACCGACCTCAAGGAACTGTCGCCCAAGGACAAGGACCGCCAGCACTTCTACGCTGACGCCGCCTACCAGTGGACGCCAGGGCAGTGGATCGGCCTGCGCGGTCACCACACCCACGACGACGGCAAGCTCGACTACGCCGAACCGGGCGTGGCCACCGACCCGTTGGACAAGCGCGAAAACGGCGACCTGACCTGGCTCGGCATCGAAGCCAACAGCGACGCCTACAACTGGCGCAACACCAACACCGTTAACTACTGGGCCAGCGTCACCGGCATGAAAGGTGACCGCGACACGGTCAACGCACTCAACGCCGACGGCACCCGCCCCACCCAGGCCAAGCGCAGCGATGACGTGAGTGGCTGGGCCACCGACCTGGGCGTGCGCCTGCGCCTGGACCCGCAATGGCAAGTCGGCGCGGCGTACTCCCGCGCAAGTGCCAACTACGAGCAGAACGGCCTGCAAAGCAACCGTTCGAACTGGACCGGCACCCAGTCGCGCGTGCACCGCTTCGGCGAGGCGTTTCGCGGCGAGATGAACAACATGCAGTCCATGAGCCTGTTCGGTTCCTGGCAGCTGCGCGAGGACTATGACGCCAGCCTGGTCTATCACAAATTCTGGCGCGTGGACGGTAACAAACCGGTGGGCAGCAACGGCATCGATGCCGTGCAGAACAACACCGATGACGTGACCGGCGCGATCCTGTCCAGCACTTCCCTGCCGCTTGAAGACGGCAAGAAAGACCTGGGCCAGGAGATGGACCTGGTGGTCACCAAGTACTTCAAGAAAGGCCTGTTGCCGGCGGCGCTGAGCCAGTCGATCGACGAACCGTCGGCCCTGGTGCGCTTGCGTGCCGGTGTGTTCAAGCCAGGTGACGCGTATGGCAGCCAGGTCGACTCGTACATGCATCGCGCCTTTGTCGACGTGATCTGGAAGTTCTGA